One part of the Cyclobacteriaceae bacterium genome encodes these proteins:
- a CDS encoding OsmC family protein has protein sequence MSQSLKFSVQSKSQSAARTEVSTRGFTLVVDEPEALGGTNLAPNPVEYVLAGYAGCVNVVAHIVANELQIKLPDLRVDIEGEINPSRLFGSSYTDRAGYKSLTVQLKTSEPLDDQLKIKLLKEIENRCPVNDNLSNPTPINFFLN, from the coding sequence ATGTCTCAATCCCTCAAATTTTCTGTGCAGTCAAAAAGCCAATCGGCTGCACGGACCGAAGTAAGCACCCGTGGCTTTACCTTGGTTGTTGACGAGCCCGAAGCCCTGGGCGGCACTAACCTGGCGCCTAACCCGGTTGAATATGTGTTGGCCGGTTATGCCGGTTGCGTAAATGTTGTGGCGCACATTGTTGCCAACGAACTTCAAATCAAACTGCCTGACTTGCGGGTTGACATTGAAGGTGAAATCAATCCAAGCCGGCTTTTCGGATCTTCTTACACCGATCGGGCAGGCTATAAGTCACTAACCGTACAATTAAAAACCAGCGAGCCGCTTGATGATCAACTCAAAATCAAATTGCTGAAGGAAATTGAAAATCGTTGCCCTGTTAACGATAACCTGTCCAACCCAACGCCCATCAACTTTTTTCTGAACTAA
- a CDS encoding protein-L-isoaspartate(D-aspartate) O-methyltransferase: MLAGLFFLTECTAYAQDFNVLRNKMVKEQLTDRGIKSTTVLDAMNKVERHRFVPVDLMKEAYNDYPLPIGEGQTISQPYIVAFMTEALNLKPTDRVLEIGTGSGYQAAILGEIVKEVYSIEIVEVLGLRAKNLLHELGYANIQVRIGDGYQGWPEASPSDAIIVTCSPKKIPEPLQAQLAEGGRMIIPVGEDYKQELVLITKEKGKLKQKSRLRVMFVPMKDGGGRRY, from the coding sequence ATGCTGGCGGGTCTTTTCTTTCTTACTGAATGCACTGCTTATGCTCAGGATTTCAATGTGTTGCGTAACAAAATGGTGAAGGAACAATTGACTGATCGGGGCATAAAGTCAACCACTGTTTTGGATGCCATGAATAAAGTTGAGCGCCATCGTTTTGTTCCTGTGGATTTGATGAAAGAAGCATACAACGACTATCCTTTGCCCATTGGTGAAGGTCAGACAATATCGCAACCCTACATCGTAGCCTTTATGACTGAGGCACTTAACCTGAAGCCAACAGATAGGGTGCTGGAGATAGGAACGGGCTCTGGTTATCAGGCAGCTATTTTGGGAGAAATAGTGAAAGAAGTATACTCCATTGAGATTGTAGAAGTGCTTGGACTTCGGGCGAAAAACTTATTACATGAGTTGGGTTATGCCAATATTCAAGTGCGTATTGGTGACGGGTATCAGGGCTGGCCGGAGGCATCACCATCTGATGCGATTATTGTTACCTGTTCACCCAAGAAAATACCCGAACCACTTCAGGCACAGTTGGCGGAAGGCGGGCGGATGATCATTCCTGTGGGTGAAGACTACAAACAGGAGTTGGTGCTCATCACCAAAGAAAAGGGAAAACTTAAGCAGAAGAGTCGCTTGCGCGTGATGTTTGTGCCCATGAAAGATGGTGGCGGAAGGCGATATTGA
- a CDS encoding divalent metal cation transporter, with the protein MRPPSKLSSVILYSVISAAFIGPGTITTAITAGATHQLQLLWAVALGTLGCLVLQETSARVVISSGLNLGQASQKCFGNTWGKALMVLVGVTVMLGCAAYEAGNILGAVSGLNLLSAVNTKALTILIVVCAFVVLWTNKRQVISWLMTILVGLMGFAFFVLALQQPFSVVDVLKYAVAPTFPSGSALLILGLVGTTIVPYNIFLGSGISKGKTIPLMRIGLTVSVLMGGMITAAILIAGASVQAFSSFPELAESLREKLGPIGSLALGVGLFAAGLSSSITAPYASAIIASTIFGWEDQRRLRWVWGIVLLVGFSFGISGVKPIPVILTVQALNGLILPLLVALLVFLINSKVLIAENYRQGWMANIVLLFIFGSVMLIGLNQVEKTLIAAGWFETTHIGVLAVLSIVLIALVGFWAISRRDQA; encoded by the coding sequence GTGCGTCCACCATCAAAACTCTCCAGCGTTATCCTATACTCGGTTATTTCGGCTGCGTTTATCGGACCGGGCACCATTACCACAGCCATTACTGCGGGTGCGACCCATCAGTTGCAGTTGTTGTGGGCAGTAGCGCTGGGTACGTTGGGTTGTTTGGTATTACAGGAAACATCAGCACGGGTTGTGATCAGCAGTGGATTGAATCTCGGCCAGGCCTCTCAAAAATGTTTTGGTAACACATGGGGCAAAGCGTTGATGGTGCTGGTTGGTGTAACGGTTATGTTAGGCTGTGCGGCCTATGAGGCAGGGAATATTCTGGGCGCAGTTTCCGGACTAAACCTGCTTAGTGCAGTAAATACAAAAGCGCTTACGATATTAATTGTAGTGTGTGCCTTCGTTGTACTGTGGACCAACAAGCGTCAGGTAATTTCGTGGTTGATGACAATACTGGTGGGATTGATGGGCTTTGCATTTTTCGTGCTCGCCTTGCAACAACCTTTTTCAGTTGTTGATGTGCTCAAGTACGCGGTTGCGCCAACGTTTCCTTCCGGTAGTGCGTTGCTCATACTGGGGTTGGTGGGCACCACTATTGTTCCATACAATATTTTTTTAGGATCGGGCATCAGTAAAGGGAAAACCATTCCGCTGATGCGCATTGGGTTAACGGTTTCGGTACTGATGGGTGGAATGATAACTGCAGCCATTCTTATTGCCGGTGCGTCCGTACAGGCGTTTTCATCTTTTCCAGAACTGGCGGAATCACTTCGTGAAAAACTTGGCCCGATAGGTTCACTTGCCTTGGGTGTTGGATTGTTTGCTGCCGGATTGTCTTCCTCCATCACCGCACCGTATGCATCCGCTATTATCGCGTCAACCATTTTTGGTTGGGAAGATCAGCGCAGGTTGCGTTGGGTGTGGGGAATAGTATTGCTGGTTGGTTTTTCATTCGGAATTAGTGGTGTAAAACCGATACCGGTGATACTCACCGTACAGGCATTGAACGGATTGATTCTACCATTACTGGTGGCGCTGTTGGTATTCCTGATCAACTCCAAAGTGCTCATCGCTGAAAATTACCGGCAAGGCTGGATGGCAAATATAGTTCTGTTATTTATTTTCGGAAGTGTAATGCTCATAGGCTTGAACCAGGTAGAAAAGACACTGATCGCTGCAGGTTGGTTTGAGACTACTCACATCGGGGTGTTGGCAGTACTTAGCATCGTGTTAATTGCGTTAGTCGGATTTTGGGCTATTAGCAGAAGAGATCAGGCCTGA
- a CDS encoding homoserine dehydrogenase produces MKKSLKLGLFGFGCVGQGLHHVLHETKGIKAEIKKICVKDRNKKRPLPEELFTFQADDILNDAEIDVVVELIDDASAAFSIVKKALQNGKHVVTANKKMLAENLQEIFQLQQQYDKSVLYEGAVCGSIPILRNLEEYYDNDLISGIEGIFNGSTNYILTKVFEERKNYTDALRQAQELGFAESDPSLDVKGFDPKFKLAIAITHAFGVFVKPENIINIGIDSISDLDLKFAREKGYGIKLVARAIKSGNEVFGLVAPQFVDANHPLSSVRNEFNAVTVQGAFSEKQLFIGKGAGSYPTGSAVLSDISALTYDYRYEYKKLYQQTSLAFSNETSIEAFVRFPHGTAISIQDFDEFQSGYAASGQHYMLGTVKLTKLAQWAALEKVGIILSPEARFIAKAEKSEVLEYTAA; encoded by the coding sequence ATGAAAAAGAGTTTAAAGTTAGGCCTTTTCGGGTTTGGCTGTGTGGGGCAAGGCCTGCACCATGTATTGCACGAAACCAAAGGCATAAAAGCAGAAATAAAAAAGATATGTGTAAAAGACAGGAACAAAAAACGACCACTGCCTGAAGAACTATTCACCTTTCAAGCTGATGACATTCTTAACGATGCTGAAATTGATGTAGTGGTTGAACTGATTGATGATGCCTCCGCAGCCTTCAGCATTGTAAAGAAAGCGCTGCAAAATGGCAAGCATGTTGTAACCGCCAACAAAAAAATGCTGGCTGAAAACCTGCAAGAAATTTTTCAACTGCAGCAACAGTATGATAAATCAGTATTGTATGAAGGTGCAGTATGCGGAAGCATACCCATACTGCGCAACCTCGAAGAGTATTACGACAATGATTTGATTTCGGGCATCGAAGGTATTTTCAACGGCTCAACCAACTACATCCTTACCAAAGTTTTTGAAGAACGGAAAAATTATACTGATGCCTTACGACAAGCCCAGGAACTTGGCTTTGCCGAAAGCGATCCAAGCCTGGATGTAAAGGGATTCGATCCTAAATTTAAACTGGCCATTGCCATTACCCATGCTTTTGGTGTGTTTGTAAAACCCGAAAACATCATTAACATCGGTATTGATAGCATCAGCGACCTGGACCTGAAATTTGCCCGTGAAAAAGGATATGGCATAAAACTGGTGGCACGCGCCATCAAATCGGGCAACGAGGTATTTGGGTTGGTGGCCCCGCAATTCGTTGATGCAAATCACCCGCTGAGTTCGGTACGCAACGAATTCAATGCTGTTACGGTGCAGGGGGCATTTTCAGAAAAGCAGCTTTTTATCGGTAAAGGTGCCGGCAGCTACCCAACCGGATCAGCAGTACTCTCAGACATTTCAGCGTTGACGTACGACTACCGGTATGAGTATAAAAAACTTTACCAGCAAACGAGCCTGGCGTTTTCCAACGAAACCTCTATTGAGGCATTTGTGCGGTTTCCACACGGCACGGCCATTTCCATTCAGGATTTTGACGAATTCCAGTCGGGCTATGCGGCCAGCGGCCAGCATTATATGCTCGGCACCGTAAAACTCACTAAACTGGCCCAATGGGCTGCCTTGGAAAAGGTAGGCATTATACTGTCGCCAGAAGCAAGGTTTATTGCAAAGGCTGAGAAAAGTGAAGTGTTAGAATACACGGCTGCGTAA
- a CDS encoding formimidoylglutamase, producing the protein MDLTIFFSPLDESIYSTINSASSFYKSIRVFSDKMPDYKDAHIALLGVNENRGAGNNAGTAKAADEIRKKLYALKKGNGKYRIVDLGNLNPGHDLQETYTRISEVCRILLENNVLPVILGGSHDLDYGQYSAYETMEKLISLLNVDAFLDLEDSRDTPPHRQHIHKILLHEPNYLFSYTHLAYQSYLIDASSVAVLEKLYFEAFRIGQMRTNLQEMEPVIRNADMLSFDITAIKSADAPGNANAQPFGLSGEEACQICWYAGQNEKLSSVGFYEYNPDFDDVHKKTASVVATMVWYFIEGYYHRKKEQNFRSNDFLKYVVAMPVENETITFYKSKLSERWWMEVPYPGGIERYARNSIAPCSYNDYQTATKGEVPERYISMVAKLG; encoded by the coding sequence ATGGATTTAACCATCTTCTTCTCCCCGCTTGACGAATCCATTTATTCAACTATTAACTCGGCCTCCTCATTTTACAAAAGCATCCGTGTCTTCAGCGATAAAATGCCCGACTACAAAGATGCACACATTGCCCTGCTGGGGGTAAATGAAAACCGTGGGGCGGGAAACAATGCCGGCACCGCAAAGGCAGCGGATGAAATCCGGAAAAAACTTTACGCCTTAAAAAAAGGAAACGGTAAATACCGCATTGTTGACCTGGGCAATTTAAACCCGGGGCACGATTTACAGGAAACCTACACGCGCATCAGTGAGGTGTGCCGCATCCTGTTGGAGAACAACGTACTCCCTGTTATCCTGGGTGGTTCGCACGATCTCGACTATGGTCAGTATTCAGCTTATGAAACCATGGAAAAACTCATCAGCTTATTAAATGTTGATGCGTTTCTTGACCTGGAAGACAGTCGCGATACCCCCCCGCATCGCCAGCATATTCATAAAATTTTGTTACACGAGCCAAACTATCTGTTCAGTTATACACACCTGGCTTACCAAAGCTACCTGATTGATGCCTCTTCGGTGGCTGTGCTGGAAAAACTCTACTTCGAAGCATTCCGCATCGGGCAAATGCGCACCAACCTGCAGGAAATGGAGCCCGTTATCCGCAATGCCGATATGCTTTCGTTCGACATCACCGCTATTAAATCGGCTGATGCCCCCGGCAATGCCAACGCCCAACCCTTCGGACTATCCGGAGAAGAGGCCTGCCAGATTTGCTGGTATGCCGGACAAAATGAAAAGTTAAGCTCGGTTGGCTTTTATGAATACAATCCCGACTTTGATGATGTACACAAAAAAACAGCCAGTGTAGTAGCCACCATGGTATGGTACTTTATTGAAGGCTACTACCACCGCAAGAAAGAGCAAAACTTCCGCAGTAACGACTTTTTAAAATATGTAGTGGCCATGCCGGTGGAAAATGAAACCATTACTTTTTATAAAAGTAAATTAAGCGAACGCTGGTGGATGGAAGTGCCCTACCCTGGCGGCATTGAACGCTACGCGCGCAACAGCATTGCCCCGTGCAGCTACAACGATTACCAAACGGCTACCAAAGGCGAAGTGCCTGAGCGGTACATTAGTATGGTGGCGAAACTCGGATAA
- the nqrF gene encoding NADH:ubiquinone reductase (Na(+)-transporting) subunit F, giving the protein MVIATSILAFTFIILLLVALLLFAQTKLVQSGPVKLVINGDEANPVTVSAGSSLLTTLANQKIFIPSACGGGGTCAMCKCVVEDGGGDVLPTELGHLSRKEKADHVRLSCQVKVKQDMRIRIPEEIFGIKKWECEVVSNYNVSTFIKEFVVKLPPGETLNFEAGGYIQIDVPPVHVDFKTMDITPHPELGHKPDVFQSDWDKFKLWDLKMKNDEPIFRAYSMANHPAEGNIVMLNIRIATPPWDRANNKWMDVNPGICSSYVFSRKPGDKVTISGPYGEFHINPTQREMIYIGGGAGMAPLRAQIFHLFHTEKTNRKVSYWYGGRSKKELFYVEHFRKIEQEFPNFQFNIGLSEPLPEDNWKVKKSLDDKDGDGYIGFIHQCLYDNYLKHHESPEDIEFYLCGPPLMNAAVLKMLDEMGTPKENIRFDDFGG; this is encoded by the coding sequence ATGGTCATTGCAACGTCAATTCTAGCCTTTACATTCATTATTCTTCTATTAGTTGCCCTGTTACTGTTTGCGCAGACAAAACTGGTGCAGTCGGGCCCGGTTAAACTCGTTATCAATGGCGATGAGGCTAACCCGGTAACAGTATCAGCTGGCTCATCCCTGCTAACCACCCTGGCCAACCAGAAAATATTTATCCCCTCTGCCTGTGGCGGTGGCGGAACCTGTGCCATGTGCAAGTGCGTGGTTGAAGATGGCGGTGGCGATGTGTTGCCAACCGAGCTAGGCCACCTTAGCCGTAAAGAAAAAGCCGACCATGTTCGCCTGAGCTGCCAGGTAAAAGTAAAGCAGGATATGCGCATTCGCATACCCGAAGAGATTTTCGGCATCAAGAAGTGGGAGTGTGAGGTGGTGTCCAATTATAATGTCTCTACCTTTATTAAAGAGTTTGTAGTGAAGTTGCCTCCTGGTGAAACACTGAACTTTGAAGCCGGTGGATATATTCAGATTGATGTTCCCCCTGTTCATGTTGACTTCAAAACCATGGACATTACCCCGCATCCTGAGCTTGGCCATAAGCCCGATGTATTTCAGAGCGATTGGGACAAGTTCAAGCTGTGGGATCTTAAAATGAAAAATGATGAGCCCATCTTCCGGGCATACTCCATGGCCAACCACCCGGCTGAAGGAAATATTGTGATGCTGAACATCCGTATCGCTACACCACCGTGGGATCGCGCCAACAATAAATGGATGGATGTTAATCCGGGTATTTGTTCATCGTATGTGTTTTCCCGCAAGCCTGGCGATAAAGTAACCATATCCGGTCCTTATGGTGAGTTCCATATCAACCCTACCCAGCGCGAGATGATTTACATTGGCGGTGGTGCCGGTATGGCCCCTCTTCGCGCCCAGATTTTCCACCTGTTCCACACCGAAAAAACAAACCGTAAGGTTTCCTATTGGTATGGTGGCCGTTCTAAAAAAGAACTTTTTTATGTAGAGCACTTCCGCAAGATTGAACAAGAGTTTCCGAACTTCCAATTTAACATTGGTTTGTCCGAACCATTGCCTGAGGATAATTGGAAAGTAAAGAAAAGCCTGGACGACAAAGATGGCGATGGTTACATTGGGTTCATTCACCAGTGTTTGTACGATAACTACCTGAAGCACCACGAATCGCCCGAAGATATTGAGTTCTATTTGTGTGGCCCGCCACTCATGAACGCAGCGGTATTAAAAATGCTTGATGAGATGGGTACACCAAAAGAGAATATCAGGTTTGATGACTTTGGCGGGTAA
- a CDS encoding PLP-dependent transferase — MCQKTTSLIHSVPVDELTGSISVPIYQTATYVQQAPGVNKGYDYGRSNNPTRHALENIVAKLEDGYAAYAFATGLAAIDAVLKTLKTGDEIVAVDDIYGGAYRLFTHIYEKFGITIHYVDTTDAENVHNYINEKTKLVWLESPTNPTLKISDIKKIAGIAHAQGALVVVDNTFASPVAQQPLKLGADIVIHSGTKYLGGHSDLVAGLVVVGTPELAEQIKFIQNASGGILGPQDCWLTIRGIETITLRVERQCKTALRVAEFLQSCEEVDKVYYPGLSVHKNHEVARQQQNGLFGGVISFSLKDDTEEAAIALVTATQYFKLAESLGGVKSLICHPAQMTHKSIPREKRLQSGVVDSLIRLSCGIEEAEDLIADIKQAFEKIKKRETVEVFN, encoded by the coding sequence ATGTGTCAGAAAACTACAAGCCTCATCCATTCGGTTCCTGTTGATGAATTAACAGGCTCCATCTCCGTTCCTATTTATCAAACAGCAACGTATGTTCAGCAAGCCCCGGGCGTTAACAAAGGCTATGATTACGGGCGGTCAAACAATCCTACCCGTCATGCGCTTGAAAACATTGTGGCTAAGCTTGAAGATGGTTATGCTGCCTACGCATTTGCTACCGGTCTTGCAGCTATTGATGCGGTGTTGAAAACCCTTAAAACCGGTGATGAGATTGTAGCGGTGGATGATATTTATGGCGGTGCCTACAGGTTGTTCACACACATTTACGAGAAGTTCGGTATCACCATCCACTATGTGGATACAACCGATGCCGAAAACGTACACAACTACATCAATGAAAAAACAAAACTGGTGTGGCTTGAGTCGCCCACTAATCCAACCCTGAAAATTTCCGACATAAAAAAAATCGCAGGCATTGCCCATGCTCAGGGTGCACTGGTAGTGGTGGACAACACCTTTGCATCACCGGTTGCACAACAACCGTTAAAGCTGGGTGCGGATATTGTTATCCATAGCGGCACAAAATACTTGGGCGGGCACTCCGACCTGGTGGCAGGGCTTGTGGTAGTGGGCACACCGGAACTTGCCGAACAAATAAAGTTTATCCAAAATGCTTCTGGTGGCATTTTAGGGCCGCAGGATTGTTGGCTAACCATTCGCGGCATTGAAACGATAACCCTGCGGGTTGAACGCCAATGCAAAACAGCGCTTCGCGTTGCCGAATTTTTGCAGTCGTGCGAAGAAGTCGACAAGGTTTACTATCCGGGGTTATCGGTCCATAAAAACCATGAAGTGGCCCGTCAGCAACAAAACGGTTTGTTTGGTGGAGTGATTTCTTTTTCGCTGAAAGACGATACCGAAGAAGCAGCCATTGCCTTGGTAACCGCTACGCAATATTTCAAGCTGGCCGAAAGCCTGGGTGGTGTAAAGAGCCTGATTTGCCATCCGGCACAGATGACGCACAAATCCATTCCACGCGAAAAAAGATTGCAGTCGGGTGTTGTTGATTCGCTCATTCGTTTGTCGTGTGGCATTGAAGAGGCAGAAGATTTAATAGCTGATATCAAACAAGCATTTGAAAAAATAAAAAAAAGAGAAACCGTAGAAGTCTTTAATTAA
- a CDS encoding DinB family protein — protein sequence MNEIQNLGKLVQRVYNGKAWHGPSIMDVLKDVNDTNCRKKAGDSHSIVQLVLHMVSWRTFVTKRLLGDSEFELTDDQNFPPETGWSTALKQLEESQQALLQAIETVSSEKLWEEVANRKYDFFVLLHGVIHHDIYHIGQIQLIKKYS from the coding sequence ATGAACGAAATCCAAAACCTAGGTAAACTTGTACAGCGCGTTTATAACGGCAAAGCCTGGCACGGGCCTTCTATTATGGACGTTTTAAAAGATGTTAATGATACCAACTGCCGGAAAAAAGCAGGTGACAGTCATAGTATTGTTCAGTTAGTACTTCATATGGTATCGTGGCGCACGTTTGTTACCAAGCGGCTGCTGGGTGATTCGGAGTTTGAGTTAACAGACGATCAAAACTTCCCACCTGAAACAGGCTGGTCCACCGCATTAAAACAACTGGAGGAAAGCCAGCAAGCACTATTGCAGGCCATTGAAACGGTGTCTTCAGAAAAACTTTGGGAAGAAGTAGCCAACCGCAAATATGATTTTTTTGTATTGCTGCATGGTGTAATCCACCATGATATTTACCACATCGGGCAGATACAGTTGATCAAGAAATATTCATAA
- a CDS encoding O-acetylhomoserine aminocarboxypropyltransferase/cysteine synthase, which produces MSNYRFETLQLHAGQEVDPVTRSRAVPIYQTTSYTFKDSEHGANLFALKEFGNIYTRIMNPTTDVLEKRIAALEGGVAALAVGSGQAAQFIALNNILQAGDNFVTTSFLYGGTYNQFKVSFKRLGIDARFAEGDKPEAFEKLIDKNTKAIYLESIGNPGFNIPDFEAIAALAKKHDIPLIVDNTFGAAGYLFRPLEHGANVVVASATKWIGGHGTSIGGVIVDGGNYNWGNGKFPQFTEPSEGYHGLKFWDIFGEGNPLGLPNIAFIIRARVEGLRDFGPALSPFNSFLFLQGLETLSLRVQRAIDNALNLAEWLEQHPKVESVNYPGLKSSTYHNLAKKYLKNGFGAVLSFTIKGTKQNATKFVDSLKLVSHLANVGDAKTLIIQPSATTHQQLTEEEQLSTGVLPTLLRISVGLEHIDDIKADLQQAFENVFAKALVEN; this is translated from the coding sequence ATGTCAAACTATCGATTCGAAACCTTACAACTTCATGCCGGGCAGGAAGTTGATCCTGTAACACGCTCACGTGCAGTACCGATTTATCAAACCACTTCGTACACGTTCAAAGATTCCGAACATGGTGCCAACTTGTTTGCCTTAAAAGAATTCGGCAACATTTACACGCGCATCATGAACCCCACCACCGATGTGCTGGAAAAACGAATTGCTGCACTGGAAGGTGGCGTAGCTGCCTTGGCCGTTGGTTCCGGCCAGGCTGCACAGTTCATCGCACTGAACAACATTCTACAGGCCGGTGACAATTTCGTTACCACCTCTTTCTTGTACGGGGGCACTTACAATCAATTCAAAGTATCGTTTAAGCGCCTGGGTATCGATGCACGCTTTGCTGAAGGCGACAAACCCGAAGCGTTCGAAAAACTAATCGACAAGAATACCAAAGCCATTTACCTGGAGTCGATCGGAAACCCGGGCTTTAATATCCCGGATTTTGAAGCCATTGCAGCATTGGCGAAGAAACATGACATTCCACTGATTGTTGATAACACATTTGGTGCAGCAGGTTATCTGTTCCGCCCGTTAGAGCATGGTGCCAACGTGGTGGTTGCTTCAGCCACCAAATGGATAGGCGGCCATGGTACATCCATTGGCGGGGTGATTGTTGATGGCGGAAACTACAATTGGGGCAATGGAAAATTCCCGCAGTTCACTGAACCCTCTGAAGGTTATCATGGATTAAAATTCTGGGACATATTCGGTGAGGGCAATCCCCTTGGCCTGCCCAACATTGCGTTCATCATTCGTGCCCGTGTAGAAGGATTGCGTGATTTTGGCCCTGCCTTAAGCCCATTCAATTCATTCCTCTTCCTGCAAGGCTTGGAAACTTTATCGCTTCGCGTTCAACGTGCCATAGATAATGCGCTGAACCTGGCCGAATGGCTGGAGCAACATCCGAAAGTGGAGAGCGTAAACTATCCCGGATTGAAGAGTTCAACGTACCACAACCTGGCAAAAAAATATCTGAAAAATGGTTTTGGTGCCGTGCTATCGTTTACCATCAAAGGCACGAAACAAAATGCCACCAAATTTGTCGATAGCCTGAAACTGGTAAGCCACCTCGCCAACGTGGGTGATGCGAAAACACTCATCATTCAACCTTCGGCCACCACGCACCAACAACTCACCGAAGAAGAGCAGCTTTCAACTGGCGTGTTGCCTACGCTGCTGCGCATTTCCGTGGGGTTAGAACACATTGACGACATCAAGGCCGACTTGCAACAGGCTTTTGAAAACGTTTTTGCTAAAGCGTTGGTAGAAAACTAA
- the metX gene encoding homoserine O-acetyltransferase has protein sequence MEKHTHTFHYNKPFELESGEFLPGFQLRYTVLGKLNANRSNVVWVCHALTGNADVTAWWGKLFEPGSVLDPQYYLIISANTLGGCYGSTGPLSVNPKTGKPFYHTFPILTNRDIVRAYDLLRQSLGFEKIHTLIGGSLGGQHVLEWAIQQNEVFENIVPIACNAFHSPWGIAFNEAQRMAIAADPTWKESNERAGIEGLKAARAIAMLSYRNYESYNEAQAEKQFETTDNFRAATYQQYQGDKLAQRFNAFTYWILSKAMDSHHVARGRKNLSLALQSICAKTLVVGVEGDVLFPVAEQKLLADNILKSSLLILQSGHGHDGFLIEFEQLNHGLKKFFNQKQQKVYC, from the coding sequence ATGGAGAAGCACACACACACCTTTCATTACAACAAGCCATTCGAATTGGAGTCGGGAGAATTTCTTCCAGGCTTCCAACTTCGGTATACCGTGCTTGGCAAGCTTAATGCCAATCGGTCAAATGTTGTGTGGGTGTGTCATGCGCTTACCGGAAACGCTGATGTTACGGCCTGGTGGGGAAAATTATTTGAGCCCGGTTCGGTATTAGATCCGCAGTACTACCTGATTATTTCCGCCAATACATTGGGTGGATGCTACGGATCGACCGGGCCCCTCTCGGTAAACCCAAAAACAGGAAAACCATTTTATCACACTTTCCCCATCCTGACCAATCGTGATATTGTACGTGCCTACGATTTGCTCCGCCAGTCACTGGGGTTCGAAAAGATACACACGTTGATTGGCGGTTCGCTAGGCGGCCAGCACGTATTGGAGTGGGCTATTCAGCAGAATGAAGTATTTGAAAACATTGTACCGATTGCCTGCAACGCGTTTCACTCGCCCTGGGGCATCGCGTTCAACGAAGCACAACGCATGGCCATTGCTGCTGATCCTACATGGAAAGAAAGCAACGAACGGGCAGGCATTGAAGGGCTAAAAGCTGCCCGTGCCATAGCCATGCTGTCGTACAGGAATTACGAAAGTTACAACGAAGCACAGGCAGAGAAACAATTTGAAACCACCGATAATTTTCGCGCGGCCACCTACCAGCAATACCAGGGAGATAAACTCGCGCAACGGTTCAATGCGTTTACCTATTGGATCTTAAGCAAAGCCATGGATAGCCACCATGTAGCACGCGGAAGAAAAAATCTGTCCCTTGCGTTGCAAAGTATTTGTGCTAAAACGCTGGTGGTAGGTGTGGAGGGCGATGTATTGTTTCCGGTTGCCGAGCAGAAATTACTGGCGGATAATATTTTAAAAAGTTCACTCCTGATCCTTCAATCCGGGCACGGTCATGACGGGTTTTTGATTGAATTTGAACAACTGAACCACGGACTAAAAAAATTCTTTAACCAAAAACAACAAAAAGTGTATTGTTAA